One region of Mycobacterium riyadhense genomic DNA includes:
- a CDS encoding MlaE family ABC transporter permease codes for MASKGGDRWSPGISLGRGSKPMQAVGGLFAMSADAIKFVFVRPFQWREFLDQSWFVARVALVPTLLVAIPFTVLVSFTLNILLRELGAADLSGAGAAFGAVTQVGPLVTVLIVAGAGATAMCADLGSRTIREEIDAMEVLGINPVQRLVTPRMLAAGLVALLLNSLVVIIGILGGYIFSVFVQDVNPGAFAAGITLLTGVPEMIISCVKAALFGLIAGLVACYRGLTVSGGGAKAVGNAVNETVVFAFMSLMVVNVVVTAIGIRFSTK; via the coding sequence ATGGCGAGTAAGGGCGGTGACCGCTGGTCACCCGGCATCTCGTTGGGCCGTGGCTCCAAGCCGATGCAGGCGGTCGGAGGCCTGTTTGCGATGTCGGCGGACGCCATCAAATTCGTCTTTGTGCGCCCGTTCCAGTGGCGCGAGTTCTTGGATCAGTCTTGGTTCGTGGCGCGCGTCGCGCTCGTGCCGACGTTGTTGGTGGCTATTCCGTTTACCGTGCTGGTCAGCTTTACCCTCAATATCTTGTTGCGGGAACTGGGTGCCGCCGACCTGTCCGGTGCGGGTGCCGCCTTCGGCGCGGTCACCCAGGTCGGCCCGTTGGTGACGGTGTTGATCGTGGCCGGCGCCGGAGCAACGGCGATGTGCGCGGACTTGGGTTCGCGCACCATCCGCGAAGAGATCGACGCGATGGAGGTGCTGGGTATCAATCCGGTTCAGCGCTTGGTGACGCCACGCATGTTGGCCGCCGGATTGGTTGCTCTGTTGCTGAACAGCTTGGTGGTCATCATCGGCATTCTGGGTGGCTACATCTTCTCGGTGTTCGTTCAAGACGTTAATCCCGGCGCGTTCGCGGCGGGCATCACGTTGTTGACCGGCGTTCCGGAGATGATCATTTCGTGTGTCAAGGCAGCGCTTTTCGGCCTGATCGCCGGATTGGTCGCGTGTTATCGCGGGCTCACGGTATCTGGTGGGGGTGCCAAGGCGGTCGGTAATGCGGTGAACGAAACCGTGGTGTTCGCGTTCATGTCGCTCATGGTCGTCAATGTGGTTGTCACCGCTATCGGTATCCGGTTCTCGACCAAGTAG
- a CDS encoding MCE family protein, translated as MLKYRGAGLIRAGFIGAVLIVLTILVGLSPDRFVTWATMVRYQALFSEAGGLATGNPVTVSGMKVGTVSNIELSHGDALVTFAVKGNILFGSETSAHIRTGTLLGERVLTVESAGTGTMRPMALIPVSRTSSPYSLTEAVSDFTSNTAGTNTATLNQSLDALAATLDQIAPQLGPAFDALTRLSRTLNSRNKNLGELFKSAADVTGVLSERSQQVNKLILNSDALLQVLVARRQEIVDLLANTSAVAKQLTALVHDNESELAPTLQRLNSLTAMLERNRDNISKALPGLAKFQITVGEGISSMYAYQAFVPNFLAPQIFQPFLDYLWGFRTFDPARGPGYPSPVPRSLIPWPYNGIPVCPECTLGGRVGGSQ; from the coding sequence ATGCTGAAATATCGCGGAGCTGGGTTGATCAGGGCCGGATTCATCGGCGCGGTCTTGATTGTGCTGACCATCTTGGTGGGCCTGTCGCCCGACCGGTTCGTCACCTGGGCGACGATGGTCAGGTACCAGGCGTTGTTCTCCGAAGCCGGCGGCCTTGCGACGGGCAACCCCGTGACGGTATCGGGGATGAAGGTCGGCACCGTGTCGAATATCGAGCTGAGCCACGGCGATGCTCTGGTGACGTTCGCGGTGAAGGGCAACATCCTGTTCGGCTCGGAGACTTCCGCGCACATCCGCACCGGCACCCTGCTGGGCGAGCGGGTACTGACAGTGGAGTCCGCCGGCACCGGCACGATGCGTCCGATGGCTCTCATTCCCGTCTCGCGCACGTCTTCGCCCTACTCGTTGACGGAAGCGGTCAGCGACTTCACATCGAACACCGCCGGAACCAACACCGCGACGCTGAACCAGTCGTTGGACGCACTGGCGGCGACGCTCGACCAGATCGCGCCCCAATTGGGACCGGCCTTCGACGCGCTCACCCGGCTGTCACGCACCCTCAATAGCCGTAACAAGAATCTGGGTGAGCTATTCAAGAGCGCTGCCGACGTCACCGGGGTTCTCTCCGAACGCAGCCAGCAGGTCAACAAACTCATCCTCAACTCCGACGCTCTGCTCCAAGTATTGGTGGCGCGCCGGCAGGAGATCGTGGACCTGCTGGCTAACACATCGGCGGTGGCCAAACAGCTGACGGCCTTGGTGCACGACAACGAAAGCGAACTGGCACCGACGCTTCAGAGGCTGAATTCGCTGACCGCGATGCTGGAACGCAACCGCGACAACATCAGCAAGGCGCTGCCGGGCCTCGCCAAATTCCAGATCACGGTCGGTGAGGGCATCTCCAGCATGTACGCCTACCAGGCGTTCGTCCCGAACTTCCTTGCCCCGCAAATATTCCAGCCATTCCTCGACTACCTCTGGGGGTTCCGCACCTTCGACCCGGCTCGCGGTCCTGGCTACCCTTCGCCGGTACCTCGGTCGCTTATTCCGTGGCCGTACAACGGTATTCCGGTATGCCCCGAATGTACGTTGGGCGGCAGGGTCGGAGGATCGCAGTGA
- a CDS encoding cytochrome c oxidase subunit 3 family protein, protein MTDLADENKRATFVPGQPDMWAFVLFETLVFTGYFGFYLFYRARNPELFLHSQAHLDLRIGVFNTLVLLLSSWSVARCVQSSRAGAYRAALRDVYITVACAAIFLFFKVFEWARLVGTGNGLDSNDFFTYYFFLTGIHFVHLLIGFVVLGVIVYQLGSPARRSQELVETCATYWHTVDFLWVLIFALLYMVR, encoded by the coding sequence ATGACCGACCTCGCAGATGAGAACAAACGCGCGACATTCGTGCCGGGTCAGCCGGACATGTGGGCTTTCGTATTGTTCGAAACTTTGGTCTTCACAGGGTATTTCGGCTTCTACCTGTTCTATCGCGCCCGAAACCCTGAGCTGTTCCTGCACTCCCAGGCGCATCTGGACCTACGCATCGGTGTGTTCAACACCCTGGTCTTGCTGCTGAGTTCCTGGTCGGTGGCGCGGTGTGTCCAGTCGTCGCGTGCCGGTGCCTACCGGGCGGCCCTGCGAGACGTCTATATCACCGTCGCATGCGCCGCAATATTCTTGTTCTTCAAGGTTTTCGAGTGGGCCCGGTTGGTCGGCACGGGAAATGGGCTGGACAGCAACGACTTCTTCACCTACTACTTCTTCCTCACCGGAATCCACTTCGTGCACCTGCTGATTGGTTTCGTCGTCCTCGGTGTCATCGTGTATCAGCTCGGCAGTCCGGCCCGGCGATCCCAGGAGTTGGTCGAAACGTGCGCCACCTACTGGCATACCGTCGACTTCCTCTGGGTGCTCATTTTCGCGCTGCTGTACATGGTGAGGTGA
- a CDS encoding MCE family protein: MRTRATLIKFAIFAVVMLMLTASLFFIFGQYRTGATTGYSAVFTDVSRLKEGQSVRVAGIRVGTVNSVSLRPDKKVVVEFDTDRNVVLTEGTRAAVRYLNLVGDRYLELLDGPGSAKHLPAGGQIPVDRTAPALDLDLLLGGLKPVTQGLNPRDVNALTSGLLQVFQGQGGTLESLFAKTTSFSNALADNDQAVQQLIDNLNIVIGTISKDGTQFSGAVDRLERLVSGLSDDRDTIGSAIEALDTGTASLADLLTSARPPLAGTIDQLNRLAPILDDDKDRLEAAIGKAPKNYRKLVRLGVNGSTIPYYLCQLELRGTDLQGRTVKAPIFRSDAGRCTEP, translated from the coding sequence ATGAGGACGCGCGCCACGCTGATCAAGTTCGCGATCTTCGCGGTCGTGATGCTGATGCTGACCGCCTCCCTGTTCTTCATCTTCGGCCAGTACCGGACGGGTGCGACGACCGGGTATTCGGCGGTGTTCACCGATGTGTCGCGTCTCAAGGAGGGGCAGTCGGTGCGGGTCGCCGGGATCCGGGTGGGCACGGTCAACAGCGTTTCGCTGCGGCCGGACAAAAAAGTTGTGGTGGAGTTCGACACCGACCGCAACGTCGTCCTCACCGAGGGCACCCGGGCGGCGGTGCGCTACCTCAACCTGGTGGGCGACCGCTACCTCGAACTGCTCGACGGTCCGGGCTCGGCCAAGCATCTGCCGGCCGGCGGTCAGATTCCCGTTGACCGCACCGCGCCCGCGCTTGACCTCGACCTGCTGCTCGGCGGACTGAAACCCGTTACCCAGGGCCTGAATCCGCGCGATGTCAACGCGCTAACCTCGGGATTGTTGCAGGTCTTCCAGGGTCAAGGCGGGACTCTCGAGTCCCTGTTCGCCAAGACGACGTCGTTTTCGAACGCCTTGGCCGACAACGATCAAGCCGTGCAGCAACTGATCGACAACCTCAACATCGTGATCGGCACGATCTCCAAGGACGGCACCCAGTTCTCCGGCGCGGTCGACCGCCTCGAGCGGCTTGTCAGCGGGCTGTCGGACGACCGCGACACCATCGGGTCCGCCATCGAGGCCCTCGACACGGGAACCGCCTCGCTGGCGGATCTGCTAACCAGCGCGCGGCCGCCGCTGGCCGGCACCATAGACCAGTTGAATCGGCTGGCGCCGATACTCGACGACGACAAGGACCGCCTCGAAGCCGCAATCGGGAAGGCGCCAAAAAACTACCGCAAGCTGGTCCGGCTCGGAGTGAACGGCTCCACTATCCCGTACTACCTCTGCCAGTTGGAGCTGCGCGGCACGGATCTTCAGGGCAGAACGGTGAAAGCCCCGATATTTAGGTCAGACGCTGGAAGGTGCACGGAACCCTGA
- a CDS encoding TetR/AcrR family transcriptional regulator yields the protein MVPNQTRSKFRFVTRSPAQTRILDAALKLIAEHGVGGTSLQMIADAIGVTKAAVYHQFKTKEQIVVALTERELGGLEEALEAAEAHDDFPRAREVLLGRVIDMAIERRGAASTLQFDPVIVRLLAEQEQFQHFIRRLYGVLVDDASADARVSAAVLSGAIAVGVMHPLVADVDDNTLRAQLLRITHRLIGAPEA from the coding sequence GTGGTTCCGAACCAGACCCGGAGCAAGTTCAGATTCGTCACGCGCAGCCCCGCACAGACGCGCATCCTGGACGCCGCGCTGAAACTGATCGCCGAGCACGGTGTCGGCGGCACCTCGCTGCAGATGATCGCCGACGCCATCGGGGTCACGAAGGCTGCTGTCTACCACCAGTTCAAGACGAAGGAGCAGATCGTCGTTGCGCTTACGGAACGCGAACTGGGCGGTCTGGAGGAGGCGCTGGAGGCCGCCGAGGCCCACGACGATTTCCCCCGGGCACGCGAGGTCTTGCTGGGCCGGGTCATCGACATGGCCATTGAGCGTCGCGGCGCGGCGAGCACCCTGCAGTTCGATCCGGTCATTGTGCGGCTACTCGCCGAGCAGGAACAGTTCCAGCACTTTATTCGGCGGCTCTATGGTGTGCTGGTCGACGACGCGTCCGCGGACGCCCGGGTCTCGGCGGCGGTCCTCTCGGGCGCCATCGCCGTCGGCGTCATGCATCCCCTGGTCGCCGATGTGGACGACAACACGTTGCGTGCGCAGCTGCTGCGGATCACCCACCGCCTGATCGGTGCGCCCGAGGCGTAG
- a CDS encoding MCE family protein, whose amino-acid sequence MAGLGTVVLVAGIFALAVILFRGDLTKTVPVTVISQRAGLVMNADAKVKMRGVQVGKVESIESLPNGRAALHLAIYPSQLQYIPANVLVDITSSTVFGAKSVELIAPDKPSAQRLHAGQTLAGEHVMVEINTVFQQLVSVLNQIDPAKLNESLGALAKAFSGRGTQLGQSLSDLDSFLAKLEPSLPALRHDLAVLPAVSNAYADAAPNLVQTVANATRISKTIVDEQRNLDALLISAIGLADIGNDVLSHNREPLTNVLHLLVPTTDLTNEYHEVFTCGFGGLITISHGAPLSEPSINISASITWGGERYRYPTNLPKVAATGGPQCMGLPRIPFNSHPKQLISDIGANPVGYGNPQVLINSDLLKQLLYGPIAGPPRNPQQIGQPG is encoded by the coding sequence CTGGCCGGCCTGGGAACCGTCGTGCTGGTCGCGGGAATCTTCGCGCTGGCGGTGATCCTGTTCCGTGGCGACCTCACCAAAACCGTGCCGGTGACGGTGATCTCACAGCGCGCCGGCCTGGTGATGAACGCGGACGCCAAGGTCAAGATGCGCGGCGTGCAGGTGGGCAAGGTTGAATCGATCGAGTCGCTACCGAACGGCCGGGCGGCTCTCCACTTGGCGATATACCCGTCGCAATTGCAATACATTCCCGCCAACGTGCTCGTCGACATCACGTCGTCGACGGTGTTCGGCGCGAAGTCCGTTGAGCTGATAGCGCCCGACAAGCCCTCGGCGCAACGGCTACATGCCGGCCAGACGCTGGCGGGCGAGCACGTCATGGTCGAAATCAACACCGTGTTCCAGCAATTGGTGTCGGTGCTGAACCAGATCGACCCGGCGAAGCTCAACGAGTCACTGGGCGCGCTGGCAAAAGCGTTTAGTGGGCGGGGCACACAGCTTGGCCAATCGCTGAGCGACTTGGATTCGTTTCTGGCCAAGCTGGAGCCGAGCCTCCCCGCGTTGCGTCATGACCTCGCGGTGTTGCCGGCGGTGTCGAACGCCTACGCCGACGCGGCGCCGAACCTGGTGCAGACCGTCGCCAACGCGACCCGGATCAGCAAGACGATCGTCGACGAGCAGCGCAACCTGGATGCGTTGCTGATCAGCGCGATCGGCTTGGCCGACATCGGCAACGACGTCTTGTCGCACAACCGCGAACCGCTGACGAATGTGTTGCATCTGCTGGTGCCGACCACCGATCTGACCAACGAGTACCACGAGGTGTTCACCTGCGGTTTCGGCGGCCTGATAACGATCTCGCACGGTGCGCCGTTGTCGGAACCGAGCATCAACATATCGGCGAGCATCACGTGGGGCGGCGAACGTTATCGGTATCCGACGAACCTGCCCAAGGTTGCGGCGACGGGCGGCCCGCAGTGCATGGGTCTGCCGCGAATACCGTTCAACTCGCATCCAAAGCAGCTGATTTCCGATATCGGCGCCAACCCGGTGGGGTACGGAAACCCACAGGTGCTGATCAACTCCGATCTGCTAAAGCAGCTGTTATACGGGCCGATCGCGGGACCGCCACGCAACCCCCAACAGATCGGACAACCCGGATGA
- a CDS encoding MlaE family ABC transporter permease → MALRAVYPRLTRQVQKPVSTLGRIGDHTLFYGKAMAGIPFALTHYRREIIRLIAEISMGAGTLAMIGGTLAIVGFMTLAAGGTLAVQGYSSLGNIGIEALTGFLAAFINVRIAAPIVAGIGLAATFGAGVTAQLGAMRINEEIDALESMAIRPISYLVSTRIMAGMMAITPLYSIAVVLSFLASQFITTMLFGQSSGLYNHYFTTFLNPIDLLWSFLQAIAMAITILLIHTYHGYFASGGPAGVGVATGNAVRTSLIVVVSVILLVSLAVYGANGNFNLSG, encoded by the coding sequence ATGGCACTGCGCGCTGTCTATCCGCGCCTGACGCGACAAGTCCAGAAACCGGTCTCCACCTTGGGCCGAATCGGCGATCACACGCTGTTCTACGGCAAAGCGATGGCCGGGATACCATTCGCGCTCACTCACTACCGGCGGGAGATCATCCGTCTCATCGCCGAAATCAGCATGGGTGCAGGGACTTTGGCGATGATCGGCGGGACGCTGGCGATTGTCGGCTTCATGACTCTCGCCGCGGGCGGCACGCTGGCGGTCCAAGGATACAGCTCACTGGGCAATATCGGCATCGAGGCATTGACCGGATTCCTGGCAGCCTTCATCAACGTTCGCATCGCAGCGCCGATCGTCGCGGGCATCGGTCTGGCAGCCACCTTCGGTGCCGGCGTCACAGCCCAGCTGGGTGCCATGCGGATCAACGAAGAAATTGACGCCCTGGAATCCATGGCGATCCGGCCGATCTCGTATCTTGTCAGTACCCGGATCATGGCCGGAATGATGGCGATCACGCCCTTGTACAGCATCGCCGTCGTCCTGTCGTTCCTCGCTAGCCAGTTCATCACGACGATGCTCTTCGGCCAATCCAGCGGCTTGTACAACCACTACTTCACCACGTTCTTGAACCCGATCGACTTGCTGTGGTCGTTCCTGCAAGCCATCGCGATGGCGATCACGATCCTGTTGATCCATACGTACCACGGCTATTTCGCTTCGGGCGGACCAGCCGGCGTGGGGGTCGCGACCGGTAACGCGGTGCGGACATCGCTGATCGTGGTGGTGTCGGTGATACTTCTGGTTTCGCTGGCAGTATACGGCGCCAACGGAAACTTCAACCTGTCCGGCTAG
- a CDS encoding MCE family protein produces MTGRVRVPGRGMLVIVCCAMLTLTGCAFHGLNSLPLPGAVGRGPGADIYHVELPNVGTMESNSPVMIDDVIVGSVGNMRVQGWHADVEISVKRDVVVPANVVATVGQTSLLGSMHLELNPPLGQQGTGRLQPGATIPLSRSSAYPSTEQTLSSLAAVVNGGGLGQIGEIIHNFSIALSGREGAVRDLLTRLDTFVGTLNDQRDNIVDSIQALNRLAGTFAEQRDVLTQALRKVPPALDVLIRERPRLTAALDRLRVFSNTATRLINDSQADLVKNLKNLEPTLRALSDVGPELGTAIAAAFVFPFTQNFVDRAVRGDYFNLHVDLDLSIPRLKRGLLLGTHWGQLDQPLVPAPGDPYYLNYTHDPMHDPIRPPWVDPEALPLPAPPAGARLPGPPPAPAPTEGGG; encoded by the coding sequence ATGACCGGCCGGGTGCGGGTGCCGGGGCGGGGGATGCTCGTCATTGTCTGCTGCGCCATGTTGACGCTGACCGGATGCGCATTCCACGGCCTGAACTCACTACCCTTGCCGGGCGCGGTCGGACGCGGGCCGGGGGCCGACATCTACCACGTCGAACTCCCGAATGTCGGTACGATGGAGTCGAATTCGCCGGTGATGATCGACGACGTCATCGTCGGCAGTGTCGGCAACATGAGGGTGCAAGGCTGGCACGCCGACGTCGAGATCTCGGTGAAGCGCGATGTCGTTGTCCCGGCCAACGTGGTAGCCACCGTCGGTCAGACCAGCCTGCTGGGGTCGATGCATCTGGAACTCAACCCGCCGCTCGGCCAGCAGGGAACCGGACGGCTGCAGCCGGGCGCCACCATCCCGCTCAGTCGGTCATCGGCCTACCCGTCGACAGAGCAGACGCTGTCGTCGCTGGCAGCGGTCGTCAACGGCGGGGGACTGGGACAGATCGGGGAAATCATCCACAATTTCTCCATCGCCCTGTCCGGGCGCGAGGGCGCCGTACGCGATCTACTAACGCGCCTCGACACGTTCGTCGGAACACTGAACGACCAGCGGGACAACATCGTCGACTCCATCCAGGCGCTGAACCGGCTTGCCGGCACATTCGCCGAGCAACGCGATGTTCTCACCCAGGCGCTGCGCAAGGTGCCGCCCGCACTCGATGTGCTGATCAGGGAGCGGCCGCGCCTGACGGCGGCCTTGGACAGGCTTCGCGTTTTCAGCAACACCGCCACCCGGTTGATCAACGACTCTCAGGCCGACCTGGTCAAGAATCTCAAAAACCTGGAGCCGACGCTGCGCGCGCTTTCCGATGTCGGACCGGAGCTCGGCACGGCCATCGCGGCGGCGTTCGTGTTCCCGTTCACCCAGAACTTCGTCGACCGAGCGGTCCGAGGCGACTACTTCAACCTGCACGTCGATTTGGACCTGTCGATTCCACGGCTCAAGCGAGGACTGCTGTTGGGGACGCACTGGGGGCAGCTGGATCAGCCGTTGGTACCGGCTCCCGGGGACCCGTATTACCTGAATTACACCCATGATCCGATGCATGACCCCATCAGGCCGCCGTGGGTCGATCCGGAGGCGTTGCCGCTGCCCGCGCCTCCGGCCGGTGCCCGGCTGCCCGGCCCGCCACCTGCGCCAGCACCCACGGAAGGTGGCGGATAG
- a CDS encoding MCE family protein → MLTRFIRIQLVIFTIVGTIGVIAMVLFYIQVPTLLGIGRMTVTLELPATGGLYRFSNVTYRGVQLGKVTSVSLTPTGAKATLSLSTSPKVPADLTAAVLSVSAVGEQYVDLQPRTDSPPYLHDGSVIAMRNTTIPQPVGPMLDQVNALVQSIPKTKLGQLLDEGFRGFNGSGYDLGSLFDSTSTVSRDANGVVDQTRILTEDTGPLLDSQARTTESIRTWARSLAGITDVFAQDDLHVRTLLRNGPEAANEASRLLEQIKPTLPVLLANLTTIGQIGVTYHPSLEQLLVLLPSAVAIEQAATAENHPEGTAQGDFALTIDDPPICTVGFMPPNTWRSPDDLTDIDTPDGLYCKLPQDSPIGVRGARNYPCMGHPGKRAPTVEICNSDEPFMPLAMRQHVLGPYPFDPNLIAQGVPPDDRVTVNDRLFAPLEGTPLPPGAVPRGTPPGPRGENPPPGAIAAAVPPVPSSGPPPLAPLSGMSADLSPIAPLDVPSAAELPTPPAAPAPPTPPDAAPPGTAGGPGPQAAPSAFGPAAGPSVTITRYDPHTGRYVGPDGKLYQQSDLVAPKAPKTWQDLLPT, encoded by the coding sequence ATGCTGACGCGCTTCATCCGGATCCAGCTAGTGATTTTCACGATCGTGGGAACCATTGGCGTGATTGCGATGGTGCTCTTCTACATCCAAGTGCCGACCCTGCTGGGCATCGGTCGGATGACGGTTACGCTGGAGCTGCCGGCCACCGGCGGTCTCTACCGGTTTTCCAACGTGACCTATCGTGGGGTTCAACTCGGCAAGGTCACCTCGGTAAGCTTGACGCCGACCGGAGCGAAAGCCACACTGTCGCTTAGCACTTCACCCAAGGTCCCCGCGGACCTGACAGCGGCGGTGCTCAGTGTCTCCGCGGTGGGTGAACAGTACGTGGACCTGCAGCCCAGAACCGATTCGCCGCCGTATCTGCACGACGGCTCGGTAATCGCTATGCGCAACACCACAATTCCGCAGCCGGTGGGGCCGATGCTCGATCAGGTCAATGCTTTGGTCCAAAGCATCCCGAAGACCAAACTCGGCCAATTGCTCGACGAGGGCTTCCGGGGCTTCAACGGTTCCGGTTACGACCTGGGATCGCTGTTCGACTCCACATCGACGGTGTCCCGCGACGCCAACGGCGTCGTCGATCAGACCCGAATCCTCACCGAAGACACTGGGCCGCTATTGGATTCGCAAGCACGCACCACCGAATCGATCAGAACGTGGGCGCGCAGCCTCGCGGGGATTACGGACGTGTTCGCACAGGACGATTTACACGTTCGCACTCTGCTGCGAAACGGTCCCGAGGCGGCGAACGAAGCATCCCGGCTTCTCGAACAAATCAAACCGACGCTGCCGGTGTTGCTGGCCAACCTGACTACCATCGGGCAGATCGGCGTCACCTACCACCCCTCCCTGGAGCAGCTGCTGGTATTGCTGCCGTCGGCGGTTGCTATCGAGCAGGCCGCGACGGCGGAGAACCATCCCGAGGGTACGGCCCAAGGCGACTTCGCACTCACGATCGACGATCCGCCTATTTGCACGGTCGGCTTCATGCCACCCAACACATGGCGATCCCCGGACGATCTCACCGACATCGACACACCGGACGGGTTGTATTGCAAACTCCCGCAGGATTCACCGATCGGGGTTCGCGGTGCCCGCAACTATCCCTGCATGGGTCACCCGGGCAAGCGCGCACCCACCGTCGAAATCTGCAACAGCGACGAGCCTTTCATGCCGCTGGCGATGCGCCAGCACGTCCTCGGTCCCTATCCATTCGACCCGAACCTGATCGCCCAGGGCGTCCCGCCCGATGACCGGGTTACCGTCAACGACAGACTCTTCGCCCCGCTCGAGGGAACACCGCTGCCGCCGGGGGCGGTGCCGCGCGGCACACCGCCGGGGCCGCGGGGAGAGAATCCACCGCCGGGCGCGATTGCCGCGGCTGTTCCGCCGGTGCCATCGTCGGGACCTCCCCCGCTGGCGCCCTTGTCGGGAATGTCGGCCGACCTTTCGCCCATAGCGCCACTCGATGTCCCTTCAGCGGCGGAACTTCCCACGCCACCCGCCGCCCCCGCGCCGCCCACTCCTCCCGATGCCGCACCGCCCGGCACGGCCGGCGGCCCAGGTCCGCAAGCCGCGCCAAGCGCATTCGGGCCTGCGGCGGGGCCGTCCGTCACGATCACCCGGTACGACCCGCACACGGGGCGTTATGTCGGTCCGGACGGAAAGCTGTACCAGCAGTCGGATCTCGTTGCGCCGAAGGCGCCCAAGACGTGGCAGGACTTGCTGCCCACCTGA
- a CDS encoding MCE family protein, which produces MIPGIPPIQRKRLVTVAAVVLVGLVVAGAAVLVRNTFFGPRTITAYFTTATAVYPGDEVRVSGVKVGTIKSIEPQGKQVKMTLAVDRSVPVPADAKAVIVASNLVAARYVQLTPAYRTSGPVMADGAVIPVERTAVPVEWDEVKTQLMRLATDLGPKSGVSGTSVGRFIDSAANALDGNGDKLRQTLAQLSGVGRILANGSGNIVDIIKGLQTFVTALRDSNIQLVQFNDRLATLTSVVNDSKSELDAALTELSTAVGEVQRFIAGSRDQASEQIARLADVTQILVNQRMPLENVLHAAPNALGNFFNDYNADTGTIVGGFGIMNFANPTFSGLMVPLPVPGCTAVGAIENVTAVESGKLCSMFLGPGLRVLNFNSLPIPINIFLQKSMDPENILYTEPRLAPGGEGPKPGPPEIPPAVSAYTGLPGDPVGPPGAVPPARIPGAAMPLPPPPTTPMEPSPPAPNLSEMLLPAEGGQP; this is translated from the coding sequence GTGATTCCTGGGATTCCTCCGATTCAGCGCAAGCGGCTGGTGACCGTGGCGGCGGTTGTCCTGGTCGGACTCGTCGTTGCCGGCGCTGCCGTGCTCGTCCGGAATACGTTCTTTGGCCCAAGGACGATTACCGCCTATTTCACCACCGCCACCGCGGTCTACCCCGGTGACGAGGTGCGGGTGTCGGGTGTCAAGGTCGGCACCATCAAGTCCATTGAGCCGCAGGGGAAACAGGTCAAGATGACCCTCGCGGTCGACCGCTCAGTGCCCGTTCCGGCGGACGCGAAAGCGGTCATCGTTGCCTCGAACCTGGTAGCTGCCCGCTATGTTCAGCTCACTCCCGCCTACCGGACCAGCGGCCCGGTCATGGCTGACGGTGCGGTGATCCCGGTCGAACGGACCGCGGTGCCCGTCGAGTGGGACGAGGTCAAAACCCAGTTGATGCGGCTGGCAACGGATTTGGGACCTAAGAGTGGTGTTTCGGGTACCTCGGTGGGTCGGTTCATCGACAGCGCCGCCAATGCGCTCGACGGCAACGGCGACAAGCTGCGGCAAACACTCGCTCAACTGTCAGGGGTGGGCCGCATCCTCGCCAACGGCAGCGGCAACATCGTCGACATCATCAAGGGCCTGCAGACCTTCGTCACCGCGCTGCGCGACAGCAACATTCAACTCGTGCAGTTCAATGATCGCCTGGCCACGCTCACCAGCGTGGTCAACGACAGCAAATCCGAGCTGGACGCGGCGCTGACCGAGCTGTCCACGGCGGTCGGCGAGGTGCAGCGATTCATCGCCGGAAGCCGTGACCAGGCGAGCGAGCAGATTGCCCGGTTGGCCGATGTCACGCAGATCCTGGTCAATCAGCGCATGCCGCTGGAAAACGTCCTGCACGCCGCGCCGAATGCGCTCGGCAACTTCTTCAACGACTACAACGCCGACACCGGAACCATCGTGGGGGGGTTCGGGATCATGAACTTTGCGAATCCCACGTTTTCGGGCCTGATGGTTCCGCTGCCGGTGCCCGGCTGCACGGCAGTCGGCGCCATCGAAAACGTCACCGCGGTTGAATCGGGCAAGCTGTGCTCCATGTTCCTCGGTCCCGGGCTGCGGGTGCTCAACTTCAACAGCCTGCCGATCCCGATCAACATATTCCTGCAGAAGTCGATGGACCCTGAGAACATCCTCTACACCGAACCGCGCCTGGCGCCTGGCGGTGAGGGCCCCAAACCCGGACCGCCCGAGATCCCGCCCGCGGTGTCGGCCTACACCGGCCTGCCGGGTGATCCCGTGGGACCGCCGGGGGCAGTGCCTCCGGCGCGGATACCGGGCGCGGCGATGCCGCTGCCGCCCCCGCCGACGACACCGATGGAACCGTCACCACCGGCGCCGAACCTGTCGGAAATGCTGCTTCCGGCGGAAGGGGGGCAACCATGA